The nucleotide window GAGCAGTAGGTACTGTCATTAGGAGTAATCCCTTCACTTTTCATTTCCATTAGTAATTCTTCTGCAACTCTCCCATCCTGGTTTTTACTCAAACTCTTTAACAGAGCATTGTAGGTGAGAAGAGTTGGATTAAACCCGAGACTCAACATCTCATCTCGAACCATGAAAGCTTGCTTTGTATCACCTTTCTTACTGTACCCACTTATTAGAGTGTTGTAACTAATATGGTCAGGTTTGATTCCTCTTCTCTTCATCTCCCCCATCAGCTCACGAGCTTCCTCAAATTTACCTTCTCCACACAGCCCCCTCATCAAGCAATTGTACGTCACATCATCAGGATCGATTCTCATCTTATCCACCTCCTTAAGAAGCAAAAACGCACGGTCCATGTTACCGGTAGAACAATGGCCATCGATCAATGCATTATACATCACAAGATCAGGCTTCATTCCCTTGCCTACAACGTTCTCAAACAACTCATCTGCTTCcctcatttttcttcttctacatAAGACATAAATAAGCGATGTATAAGTAAACAGCGTCGGCTCAATTCCATCGGTCATCATTTCGTCGTGCAACGCAAAGGCTTTCTTTGCATCACCAAGCTGACAATATCCATTTATGAGTATGTTGTACGTGACAGCATCCAAGGCAATGCCCTTCTCTCTAATCTCCTTTATCAACATCTCAGCAGCTTCTATCTTATTCTCCATAAACAAACCATGAATCAACGTGTTGTAAGTATAAAACGTTGGCGCAAAACCTTTTTTCATCATCTCATCCCTATAAGCAAAAGCTGTCTCCAAATCTCCTTTGTTACTACAACCACGGATCAATATATTGTAAGAAACAGAGTCCGGAACCAAACCCACCTCCTTCATCTCCTTCAACACCTCAGAAGCTCTTCCTTCACTACACATCCAAGACAGGATCGGATTGTATGTCTGCAAATCTGGTTTAAAGCCTTTAGATTTCATTTCCTTGATAACCATACGAGCTCCTTCGATCCGTCCTCTCAACGAATACCCTTGAACAAGAGTGTTGTAAGTGACAATGTTAGGCTTAACACCAAAACACTCCATCATTGCCAACATTCCCTTGGCCTTTTTCAACTTCCCTTCCTTGCACAACACGTTGATCATTATATTGTAAGTGTATATATTCGACTTGATCTCCATCCTATACATGTCAGCGTAGAAGACCCAAGCTTTCTCTGTTAGATTCAACCTTGATAACGAACTCAGAATGCAATTACAAGTTTCAGTCTTGGGATCAAAACCTTTCTCCTTCATCGAGTAAAAGCACTCTATTGCTTCATCCACAAGCTTCAATTGACAGCAGCATCTGACCAAAAGATCCAAAAGAATGGTGCTTTTAGTCTCTAGTCGAGCACGAGCAAGCACCAATTCATTGAAAATGTCTCTAACACTAATACGTGTACTAGTAATGACTTCTTTAAGTAACTGAAGAGCTGGGTTGGGAGAAGAGAGCTTAGAGACAACAGCTATCGCTAGGCACTGTGTTGGGAAGTCCAAGCAGCTAAGATCGATGCGGTTGACGAAATTGAGAGCTAAATCAGGAGTCTTGACGAGGCTGAGCAGAGTTGTTGATGTAAGGGAAGGTGTGAGCTTGCCCGTAAtctgttcgacgaaatgccaCTGAGAAGATCGTATTGAGTCGAGTAGGATATCGGAACTTATCGGTGGTTGTGAGAGCTCCGGCTCGGTGGTGGATGTTGTTagggtagaagaagaagaaagacgtGCGGCCGTACGAGAATATGCGGCGCCAGAAAGAATTGAGATTCGGTGGCGTAAAAGACAGGGGAGAGTGAACTGTCTCATGGCCAAAGGTAGATATGGAGGAGAAGTGTTGTTTATTTTGTTGGCAGGGTTGAAGAATCCAAGAATTGAaggagacgaagaagaagaagatttgcAGTGTAGCCTACTACGGTTTAAATTGCCATCGAGACTTTCGGTTTAATGAAATTAGCgtgttttcttctttctttttgtttttctttcttttttcaattATCAGTTAATTGTATTTTCCTCTGTTCTACATCACATcataggcctgggcattcgggtcgTCGGGTCGGACTCGGGTCGGGTTCTTTCGGGTCCGGGTCTTTCGGGTCTAAGAGTTTAggacccgatagggtaatttcaaattttcggttccgggtcggttcgggttgtgccgggtccgggtcgggtcgggtcttagatagttagacccattcggataattagaatttatcggttcggattcggttcggtttcgggtcggattcggttcgggttcgatctaaaaaagacctaaaaatacaaaaaaatatctgaaaatatttatatatccgaaaatattcaaaattttattcacaatttatgtttttattatattaaaatgtgtatatatactaaactttgCGAAATACAACAACAATTCGTTGTCTCCTAGTGGTTGACCTCCATATTCTCTAGACAAATAACCTGTCTTCGACTCCCCCttaatgcattttatttaatttacattattaattcgggtacccatcgggtttcgggttcgggtcgggtcgggtccaaGACCCGCGGGTCCTCTACAACAagacccgatagggtaatttgaTCGGGTCGGTTCCTACCCGAACCGGGTTTTTTCGGATCGGTTCCGGGTCGGGTCTTCGGgtccgggtaaaatgcccaggcctatCACATCACTCACACTATTGGTTCGACTGTGgatttaaaaatttagttataGATGTTTAGCTATAGATAAATCGGTCGTAATTGTAAAATTGTTACTGTATACTTTTTCTACAAAGGTTTTTGCTatagttaaatttgttgtacCTGTAAGGTATAAgttgtagatattttaaaataaaatatatgaaatatgtgttgtatatataatattattattttatattaattaaaataatttatattaattttttttataaattataaaaatttattgtaatttaaaatgtgatgtgtatataatatttacattatttaagtatcttaataatttaaaaacactcaaattcaaaattaaaatatttataaattttttaattatgattatataatttatttgatattatagatat belongs to Brassica rapa cultivar Chiifu-401-42 chromosome A07, CAAS_Brap_v3.01, whole genome shotgun sequence and includes:
- the LOC103844352 gene encoding pentatricopeptide repeat-containing protein At2g15630, mitochondrial, which translates into the protein MRQFTLPCLLRHRISILSGAAYSRTAARLSSSSTLTTSTTEPELSQPPISSDILLDSIRSSQWHFVEQITGKLTPSLTSTTLLSLVKTPDLALNFVNRIDLSCLDFPTQCLAIAVVSKLSSPNPALQLLKEVITSTRISVRDIFNELVLARARLETKSTILLDLLVRCCCQLKLVDEAIECFYSMKEKGFDPKTETCNCILSSLSRLNLTEKAWVFYADMYRMEIKSNIYTYNIMINVLCKEGKLKKAKGMLAMMECFGVKPNIVTYNTLVQGYSLRGRIEGARMVIKEMKSKGFKPDLQTYNPILSWMCSEGRASEVLKEMKEVGLVPDSVSYNILIRGCSNKGDLETAFAYRDEMMKKGFAPTFYTYNTLIHGLFMENKIEAAEMLIKEIREKGIALDAVTYNILINGYCQLGDAKKAFALHDEMMTDGIEPTLFTYTSLIYVLCRRRKMREADELFENVVGKGMKPDLVMYNALIDGHCSTGNMDRAFLLLKEVDKMRIDPDDVTYNCLMRGLCGEGKFEEARELMGEMKRRGIKPDHISYNTLISGYSKKGDTKQAFMVRDEMLSLGFNPTLLTYNALLKSLSKNQDGRVAEELLMEMKSEGITPNDSTYCSVVEAMSNLEQGAEKSDN